In Drosophila yakuba strain Tai18E2 chromosome X, Prin_Dyak_Tai18E2_2.1, whole genome shotgun sequence, a single genomic region encodes these proteins:
- the LOC6525337 gene encoding odorant receptor 7a: MTLSSRVETEQEVPESRRAFRNLFNCFYALGMQAPDGSRPTRSTTWRRIYRCFSVVMYVWQLLLVPACFVTSYRYMGGMEITQVLTSAQVAIDAVFLPAKIVALAWNLPLLRRAEHHLAALDARCREQEEFQSILDAVRFCNYLVWFYQICYVIYSSSTFLCAFLLGQPPYALYLPGLDWQRSQMQFCIQAWIEFLIMNWTCLHQASDDVYAVIYLYVVRLQVQLLARRVEKLGRDENGQLEINPDERRQEEHCAELQRCIVDHQTMLQLLDCISPVISRTIFVQFLITAAIMGTTMINIFIFANTNTKIASIIYLMAVPLQTAPCCYQATSLMLDNEKLALAIFQCQWLGQSARFRKMLLYYLHRAQQPITLTAMKLFPINLATYFSIAKFSFSLYTLIKGMNLGERFNGTN; the protein is encoded by the exons ATGACGTTGAGCAGTCGCGTGGAAACGGAGCAGGAAGTGCCCGAATCCCGGCGAGCATTCAGGAATCTCTTCAACTGCTTTTATGCTTTGGGCATGCAAGCGCCGGATGGCAGTCGTCCGACCAGGAGCACGACATGGAGGCGCATCTATCGCTGCTTCTCGGTGGTCATGTATGTGTGGCAACTGCTCTTGGTGCCCGCATGCTTTGTGACCAGCTATCGGTACATGGGCGGCATGGAGATCACCCAGGTGCTGACCTCCGCCCAGGTGGCCATCGATGCGGTCTTTCTGCCGGCCAAGATTGTGGCACTGGCCTGGAATTTGCCCTTGCTACGCCGGGCGGAGCATCATCTGGCCGCCTTGGATGCCAGATGCAGGGAGCAGGAGGAGTTCCAGTCGATTCTGGACGCGGTGAGGTTCTGCAACTATCTGGTGTGGTTCTATCAGATCTGCTATGTCATCTACTCCTCATCGACGTTTCTGTGCGCCTTCCTGCTGGGCCAGCCGCCATATGCCCTCTATTTGCCTGGCTTGGATTGGCAGCGTTCCCAGATGCAGTTCTGCATCCAGGCCTGGATCGAGTTCCTCATCATGAACTGGACGTGTCTGCATCAAGCCAGCGATGATGTGTATGCGGTCATCTATCTGTATGTGGTCCGTTTGCAGGTGCAATTGCTGGCCAGGCGGGTGGAGAAGCTGGGCAGGGATGAGAATGGTCAGTTGGAGATCAATCCGGATGAGCGGCGGCAGGAGGAGCACTGTGCGGAGCTGCAACGCTGCATTGTCGACCATCAGAcgatgctgcagctgctcgaCTGCATCAGTCCCGTCATCTCGAGGACCATATTCGTTCAGTTCCTGATCACCGCCGCCATCATGGGCACCACCATGATCAACATCTTCATCTTCGCCAATACGAACACCAAGATCGCCTCCATCATTTATCTGATGGCGGTGCCGCTGCAGACGGCTCCATGTTGCTACCAGGCCACCTCGCTGATGCTGGACAATGAGAAGCTGGCCCTGGCCATCTTCCAGTGCCAGTGGCTGGGCCAGAGTGCCCGGTTCCGCAAGATGCTCCTCTACTATCTCCATCGCGCCCAGCAGCCCATCACTCTGACCGCCATGAAGCTCTTTCCCATCAATCTGGCCACCTACTTCAGT aTAGCCAAGTTCTCGTTTTCGCTCTACACGCTCATCAAGGGTATGAATCTTGGCGAGCGTTTCAACGGCACCAATTGA
- the LOC6525338 gene encoding E3 ubiquitin-protein ligase MARCHF5, with amino-acid sequence MRRHRVQSPLQNRGRRLRSGLEPPPPTENAEDDRMCWICLTGDEDQRRRDWVHPCRCRGTNKWVHESCLSRWVDEKEMLFPDVPVTCNQCRTEYIIVMPPPCRFDTLLERLDKDCERLCPSVLMGILAATVYFSAVTYGALTLLELAGYGAGMKLLQEDPSLLMILLPSVPTLLLLGRMVRWEDCVIRWLRRHNHRAIPVEHLDAAGQPLPGAPLDDGYFDELEREHLDADGPLGAAFGTEQLGRASTSFCIALSLPTVSVLLGRTLYAGIYENNKVLSILLGGVTYVTVKGLASIFLRQSQYQRRRHRFVMDYSPLNRIHNQAQRR; translated from the coding sequence ATGAGACGCCACCGGGTGCAATCGCCGCTGCAGAATCGAGGTCGCCGTTTGAGGAGCGGATTGGAGCCGCCGCCGCCAACTGAAAATGCGGAGGATGACAGGATGTGCTGGATTTGCCTGACGGGCGATGAGGATCAACGTCGCCGGGATTGGGTGCATCCGTGTCGCTGTCGCGGCACCAACAAGTGGGTGCACGAGTCCTGCCTGAGTCGCTGGGTGGATGAGAAGGAGATGCTGTTCCCGGATGTACCGGTGACCTGCAACCAATGCCGCACGGAGTACATCATAGTGATGCCGCCACCGTGCCGCTTCGATACCTTGCTGGAGCGACTGGACAAGGACTGCGAACGCCTGTGTCCCAGTGTCCTCATGGGCATCTTGGCGGCCACTGTCTACTTCTCTGCGGTAACCTATGGCGCCCTCACATTGCTCGAACTGGCGGGCTATGGTGCGGGCATGAAGCTGCTCCAAGAGGATCCATCGCTGCTGATGATCCTACTGCCTTCGGTGCCGACGCTCCTGTTGCTGGGCCGGATGGTGCGCTGGGAGGACTGCGTCATCCGTTGGCTGCGTCGGCACAATCATCGTGCCATTCCCGTCGAGCATCTGGATGCTGCGGGTCAGCCACTGCCCGGTGCTCCGCTGGACGACGGGTACTTCGATGAGCTGGAACGCGAGCATCTGGACGCGGATGGCCCACTGGGCGCTGCCTTTGGAACGGAGCAACTGGGACGCGCCTCCACCAGCTTCTGCATTGCCCTCAGTCTGCCCACCGTATCCGTGCTCCTGGGCCGTACACTCTACGCCGGCATCTACGAGAATAACAAGGTGCTGAGCATCCTGCTCGGCGGTGTGACCTATGTGACCGTCAAGGGATTGGCCAGCATTTTCCTAAGACAGTCGCAGTACCAACGACGACGCCACAGATTCGTGATGGACTACAGTCCACTCAATCGCATTCACAACCAGGCCCAGCGGCGCTGA
- the LOC6525339 gene encoding uncharacterized protein LOC6525339, whose protein sequence is MDTTVPMGMVPNSLHPILNPRPVPLPVSKPRTKLQQDELHDGVVAFHKEKVLPPASLRSIPLQRAMSEVRNALRAQPHASDIRLLIFTAAASSVEHERTLVPVPPQFQAALGSGCQVDRLRRAVANNWTSCRLMLDCPVDDEQYADMTPDDADALHLLHWILVATPSSPTLRRISGLHLRRLCRVLGLARPTSEPGHLLSISYERDDPRTRAPSPRPSYAYLGLPFMYLYRFLATGRLVHPPGVPIRLYAQPETALVHCEELSSLPQQQEHVQVGGLSTGPSTGEKVSSGKPSALCWRHSILSAPQRALVICQLPTELDESIAQSPEKHFLEYYVQESLALRPCYLLLFDEAVASNSMFAWPGRCIELEHTAPSMVQRTRVKIMKTVRSLGSRLEAIRRAIAAI, encoded by the exons ATGGACACCACAGTGCCGATGGGCATGGTGCCCAACAGTCTCCATCCGATCCTCAATCCGCGACCCGTTCCCCTGCCCGTTTCCAAGCCGCGGACCAAACTGCAGCAGGATGAGTTGCACGATGGCGTTGTGGCCTTCCA CAAGGAAAAGGTGCTGCCGCCGGCATCCTTGCGCTCCATTCCGCTCCAGCGGGCAATGTCCGAGGTGCGGAACGCGCTGCGTGCTCAGCCCCATGCCAGTGACATACGCCTGCTGATCTTCACGGCGGCGGCCAGCAGCGTGGAGCACGAGAGGACCCTCGTCCCGGTGCCGCCGCAGTTCCAGGCGGCTCTGGGTTCCGGCTGCCAGGTGGATCGACTGCGTCGTGCCGTCGCCAACAACTGGACCTCCTGCCGCCTCATGCTCGACTGTCCCGTTGACGATGAGCAATATGCCGATATGACACCGGACGATGCGGACGCCCTGCATCTGCTGCACTGGATCCTGGTGGCCACGCCCTCGTCGCCCACTCTGCGCCGCATATCGGGTTTGCATTTGCGGCGACTTTGTCGCGTCCTGGGCCTGGCACGTCCCACCTCCGAGCCCGGTCACCTGCTGAGCATCAGCTATGAGCGGGATGATCCGAGGACGCGGGCTCCCAGTCCAAGGCCCAGTTACGCCTATCTGGGCTTGCCCTTCATGTACCTATATCGCTTCCTGGCCACCGGACGTCTGGTGCATCCGCCAGGTGTGCCCATCCGTTTGTATGCCCAACCGGAAACGGCCCTGGTTCACTGCGAGGAGCTGAGTTCGCTGccccagcagcaggagcatgTCCAGGTGGGCGGACTGTCCACCGGCCCATCCACTGGCGAGAAGGTGTCGTCGGGAAAGCCAAGTGCACTGTGCTGGCGGCACTCCATACTGAGTGCACCGCAAAGGGCACTGGTCATATGCCAACTGCCCACCGAGTTGGACGAGTCCATTGCCCAATCGCCGGAGAAGCACTTTCTGGAATACTATGTGCAGGAATCGCTAGCGCTGCGACCCTGCTATTTGCTCTTGTTCGACGAGGCGGTGGCCTCCAATTCGATGTTCGCCTGGCCGGGCAGATGCATTGAGCTGGAGCACACGGCTCCTTCGATGGTCCAGAGAACGCGTGTCAAGATCATGAAAACGGTGCGCAGTCTGGGCAGTCGATTGGAAGCCATTAGGCGGGCCATAGCCGCCATATAG
- the LOC6525340 gene encoding acidic phospholipase A2 PA4 — protein MWIANESTICALMPLVIWATWQLCLLPGTDAKHLAIRSLDPQTKIDSETQPLAHVVHSSNTRDESGAHSAAVHRRERRQLSDWLIAPNTRWCGRGNLANGTYNDLGGASKADKCCRKHDHCKMWIDGMSNRYDLFNYRPYTLSHCSCDLRFRTCLKMAGDEDANAIGKLFFNVVQTQCFGLKTETVCVQRGGSGKESEPCLKEEVRHKAFLRDNKRF, from the coding sequence ATGTGGATCGCGAACGAAAGCACTATCTGCGCACTGATGCCACTGGTGATTTGGGCGACCTGGCAGCTATGCCTGCTTCCCGGGACAGATGCCAAGCACTTGGCCATCAGATCGCTCGACCCCCAAACCAAAATCGATTCGGAAACACAGCCCCTAGCCCATGTAGTCCATAGTAGTAACACACGAGACGAGAGTGGTGCTCACAGTGCTGCAGTGCATCGTCGGGAGCGAAGGCAACTCTCCGATTGGCTGATTGCGCCCAACACGCGCTGGTGCGGACGCGGCAACCTGGCCAATGGAACGTACAATGATCTGGGCGGTGCTTCCAAGGCGGACAAGTGCTGCCGGAAGCACGACCACTGCAAGATGTGGATCGATGGCATGTCCAATCGCTATGATCTCTTCAACTATCGCCCCTACACTCTGTCCCACTGCAGCTGTGATCTACGCTTCCGCACGTGCCTGAAGATGGCCGGCGACGAGGATGCGAACGCCATCGGAAAGCTATTCTTCAATGTCGTGCAGACGCAGTGCTTCGGCCTGAAGACAGAGACTGTGTGCGTCCAGCGGGGCGGTTCTGGAAAGGAATCCGAGCCCTGCCTCAAGGAGGAGGTGCGTCACAAGGCCTTCCTGCGCGACAACAAGCGGTTCTAA